In Oryza brachyantha chromosome 1, ObraRS2, whole genome shotgun sequence, the following are encoded in one genomic region:
- the LOC102718885 gene encoding uncharacterized protein LOC102718885 isoform X1: MFELLNDEAHGLDTGDLGENNDSFVDPSEGENDLHESFCDASKELYPGSKNFSKLCFVVKLLNIKFLGGWSDKSFDMLLELLREAFPEGSTIPKNFNKAKKMIRCFGLGYVNIHACENDCILFRKQYENANICPKCNTSRWKTVKKSPDGKRLYKVPRKVLRYFPLKKRLQKLFMSPKSATDARWHDEARTTDGLLRHPADSPAWKHFDCKHPKFSEDSRNIRLALATDGFNPFRSMNCSYSIWPVILIPLNFPPWICMKQPNFILSLLIPGPYSPGKDMDVYFEPLVDDLLEIFEGGVITYDASRSENFQLRAAIIYTITDFPGLGYAAGCVTSGKLACPHCNSQTCSIRLRNGGKTCYMAHRRFLDANHKFRFYEASFDGNVELRSAPKPLTGEEILDQTKDLPINFGKDPNKKRPRTTDKGKGTKKEIIWKRKSIWFRLPYWKDLLVPHNFDAMHIEKNVCDNIINTLLGIDGKSKDNMNARLDLKLLNIRKDLHPIKVGDSFFLPPAPFTLSSEEKKLFCQVLKGVRFPDGHASDLRHHVHVNEKKIIGLKSHDNHILLQYLLPLAVRKVLPENVSATLIRVSNFFKKIYSPVIRISDMEKLDAEIAETLSLLETMFLPSFFDIMVHLMVHLPTQARLAGPVHYRNMYPVERFLMRLKGYVRTKSHPEGSIAESYVFDESLTFCSRYLEGCETRFSRKRRNGSTEPCTSTHTMPFFCKNMGRELSGKCIVTLDYKTWCQAHRYVLFNYDHIEPYLRKHLDYLSSLGHENNREISRIHFEKFHEWFGFHVAELLQNGEQVSEEIQTLANEPSIVAKKYNSYSKMVILSTLGLMMRVGLSNAVEWL, translated from the exons ATGTTTGAACTGCTTAATGATGAAGCACATGGATTAGATACAGGGGATTTAGGTGAAAATAATGATAGTTTTGTGGATCCAAGTGAAGGGGAaaatgatttgcatgaatCATTCTGTGATGCAAGTAAAGAGCTTTATCCAGGGAGCAAAAACTTTTCAAAGCTATGTTTTGTAGTAAAATTACTCAACATCAAATTTCTTGGTGGTTGGAgtgacaaaagttttgacaTGCTATTAGAGTTGCTTAGAGAGGCTTTTCCTGAGGGGTCAACAATTCCTAAGAATTTTAACAAAGCTAAGAAAATGATCAGATGTTTTGGGCTTGGATATGTTAATATTCATGCGTGTGAAAACGATTGCATATTATTTCGAAAGCAGTATGAGAATGCAAATATATGTCCCAAATGTAACACTTCTCGTTGGAAAACAGTTAAGAAAAGTCCTGATGGGAAGCGGTTGTATAAGGTTCCTAGAAAGGTTCTCCGTTATTTTCCACTAAAGAAGAGgcttcaaaaattatttatgtctCCTAAGTCAGCAACAGATGCACGGTGGCACGACGAGGCACGCACTACGGATGGATTATTGAGGCATCCAGCTGATTCTCCAGCTTGGAAGCATTTTGACTGCAAACATCCAAAATTTTCTGAAGATAGCCGCAATATCAGGCTAGCTTTAGCTACCGATGGCTTTAATCCATTTAGATCGATGAACTGCAGTTATAGCATTTGGCCTGTTATCTTAATTCCATTGAATTTCCCCCCTTGGATCTGCATGAAGCAACCAAATTTCATACTTTCTCTACTAATTCCTGGCCCTTATTCACCTGGGAAGGATATGGATGTCTATTTTGAACCACTAGTAGACGATCTACTAGAAATATTTGAGGGAGGTGTTATAACTTATGATGCTTCAAGGAGTGAGAACTTTCAATTGCGTGCTGccataatatatactattactGATTTTCCTGGCTTGGGCTATGCTGCTGGATGTGTAACTTCAGGCAAGCTAGCATGCCCTCATTGTAACTCACAAACTTGTTCTATTCGTTTAAGGAATGGTGGCAAAACTTGTTACATGGCCCACCGAAGGTTCTTAGATgcaaatcataaatttaggTTTTATGAGGCATCATTTGATGGAAATGTAGAGTTAAGGTCAGCACCAAAACCACTAACTGGAGAAGAGATTTTGGATCAGACAAAGGATCTACCTATAAATTTTGGAAAGGATCCCAATAAAAAAAGGCCAAGAACAACAGATAAGGGCAAGGgtacaaaaaaagaaataatatggaaaagaaaatcaatttGGTTCCGGTTACCATATTGGAAAGACTTGTTAGTCCCACATAACTTTGATGCCATGCACATTGAGAAGAATGTGTGTGACAACATCATTAACACACTGTTGGGTATTGATGGGAAATCTAAAGATAACATGAATGCTCGATTAGATCTCAAACTTCTTAATATACGAAAAGATCTGCATCCTATTAAAGTAGgagattcttttttcttgcctCCTGCTCCTTTCACATTGAGTTCTGAAGAGAAGAAATTGTTCTGTCAAGTTCTCAAAGGAGTGAGATTTCCAGACGGTCATGCCTCTGATCTACGACACCATGTACATGTCAATGAGAAAAAGATAATTGGGCTAAAGAGCCATGACAATCATATCCTGTTGCAATACTTACTTCCCCTAGCTGTCCGCAAAGTATTACCAGAAAATGTTAGTGCAACACTGATTCGTGTTAGTAACTTCTTCAAGAAAATCTATTCTCCTGTTATTCGAATAAGTGATATGGAAAAATTAGATGCAGAAATTGCTGAAACATTAAGCCTTCTAGAGACTATGTTTCTTCCATCCTTTTTTGATATTATGGTTCACTTAATGGTACATCTTCCAACTCAAGCAAGGCTTGCTGGCCCAGTTCATTACCGGAACATGTATCCAGTAGAAAG GTTTTTAATGAGGTTAAAGGGATATGTTCGTACCAAGAGTCATCCCGAGGGATCAATTGCAGAAAGTTATGTGTTTGATGAGAGTCTTACATTTTGCTCCCGTTATTTGGAAGGATGCGAAACTAGATTCTCACGAAAACGAAGAAATGGTTCAACTGAGCCTTGTACTTCTACCCATACCATGCCATTCTTTTGCAAGAACATGGGTCGAGAACTATCTGGCAAGTGTATTGTGACCTTAGATTACAAAACATGGTGTCAAGCTCATAGATATGTCTTGTTTAATTATGACCATATAGAGCCATATTTGAG AAAACATCTTGACTACCTGTCGTCACTTGGCCATGAAAATAACAGAGAAATCAGTCGTATTCATTTTGAGAAGTTCCATGAGTGGTTTGGGTTTCATGTGGCAGAATTATTACAGAATGGTGAACAAGTCTCTGAAGAGATTCAAACCCTAGCTAATGAGCCTTCTATAGTTGCAAagaaatataatagttacagTAAAATGGTCATATTGTCCACACTAGGTCTTATGATGAGGGTAGGTCTGTCCAATGCAGTGGAGTGGCTCTAG